The following coding sequences lie in one Cyanobacterium sp. Dongsha4 genomic window:
- the larE gene encoding ATP-dependent sacrificial sulfur transferase LarE → MIQDKLTNLKKIFQEMGQALVAYSGGIDSTLVAKIAYDCLSDRTLAITAVSPSLLPEELDEAQQQAEFMGINHELIETEEMNNPNYTSNPVNRCYFCKSELHDKLKQIAQERGYPYIIDGVNADDLQDYRPGIQAAKERGVRSPLAEVGITKMEVREISKHLGLPWWEKPSQPCLSSRFPYGEEITYEKLHRVGRAEIYLRKLGYSNLRVRSDGNTARIELLPEQISHFVVNVNIPDLVKDFQNLGFTYVTLDLEGYRSGKLNQILSVQSS, encoded by the coding sequence ATGATTCAAGATAAATTAACCAATTTAAAAAAGATTTTCCAAGAAATGGGACAGGCTTTGGTTGCCTATTCGGGAGGGATAGATAGTACATTAGTTGCGAAAATTGCTTATGATTGTCTGAGCGATCGCACCTTAGCAATTACAGCCGTATCACCATCATTATTACCAGAAGAATTAGACGAAGCCCAACAACAAGCAGAATTTATGGGGATTAACCATGAACTAATCGAAACCGAGGAGATGAATAACCCCAACTACACGTCAAATCCTGTTAATCGTTGCTATTTTTGTAAAAGTGAACTGCACGACAAGTTAAAACAAATCGCCCAAGAGCGAGGTTATCCTTACATTATTGATGGGGTAAATGCCGATGATTTACAGGACTATCGCCCCGGAATACAAGCCGCTAAAGAAAGGGGGGTGCGATCGCCTCTAGCAGAAGTTGGTATCACCAAAATGGAAGTAAGAGAAATAAGTAAACATTTAGGCTTACCTTGGTGGGAAAAACCCTCTCAGCCCTGCCTCTCATCCCGTTTCCCCTACGGAGAAGAAATCACCTATGAAAAATTACATCGAGTGGGAAGAGCCGAAATATATCTTCGTAAATTAGGTTATAGTAACCTCAGAGTTAGATCTGATGGAAACACCGCTAGAATTGAATTACTGCCCGAACAAATTAGCCATTTTGTCGTCAATGTCAACATCCCAGACCTAGTAAAAGATTTTCAGAATCTTGGCTTCACCTATGTCACCCTAGACTTAGAAGGTTATCGTAGTGGAAAATTAAATCAAATATTAAGTGTTCAGAGTTCATAG
- a CDS encoding diguanylate cyclase domain-containing protein, with protein sequence MEKISPSSAQNSEEWQKKEILKKEIKQKINNYINNLDDSSYNQYLYLLIFEDNQEHHLCYLENSIYEIGRRHDADIILRDLSVSRTHATIVKEYNQEENLFFYKIIDGSLSGNKSKNGLVINNRKFESKYLEHGDLIIFGDHAKARFFVIDKNSQNQDFFNIVNFEKVNNLDEDSYAKKTLNNNNYIIKDLNSQSENISDYIEKLGSFAELSPYPIIEINLQGKITYYNPATGFLFPDLKDEKMNHPILINLLKAEHKIHGNLFVREVCYQDKIFEQYIHYLPELKVIRIYIFDFTKRKQIEAKLKDSEAKYRAVVEQISEGIFLFNAENNKIIEANESVTRILGFSLEELIGENIETFLNNKNFDFRHKLRLLKQTKASFREELKLKAKNRESVYVELSISIINYQNQLVFCSVFRDIGQRKLLEEQLKFQAYHDSLTGLYKRNYFREYAAKKINTFQRKKYYLAVAFFDVDYFKEINDSYGHDVGDLLLQKFTERVKYCLKKRDCLARWGGDEFVALLANIKEIKDLIVIVERILQSIRRPFIFDGVTINASTSIGVAVYPLHGDSVDCLLKKADEALYETKRNGRDSYTIAGSIMD encoded by the coding sequence ATGGAAAAAATATCACCTTCATCTGCACAAAATTCAGAGGAGTGGCAAAAAAAAGAAATACTAAAAAAAGAAATTAAACAAAAAATAAATAATTACATAAACAATTTAGATGATTCTTCTTATAATCAATATTTATATTTACTAATTTTTGAAGATAATCAAGAGCATCATCTTTGTTATTTAGAAAATTCTATTTATGAAATCGGTAGAAGGCACGATGCAGATATAATCCTTCGAGACCTCTCTGTGTCTAGGACTCACGCAACTATTGTTAAAGAATATAATCAAGAAGAAAACCTATTTTTTTATAAAATTATAGATGGTAGTTTATCAGGAAATAAAAGTAAAAATGGTTTAGTTATTAACAATAGAAAATTTGAGAGTAAATATTTAGAACATGGCGACTTAATTATTTTTGGAGATCATGCTAAAGCTAGATTTTTTGTCATCGATAAAAATTCTCAAAATCAAGATTTTTTTAACATAGTCAATTTTGAGAAAGTTAATAATTTAGATGAAGATAGTTATGCAAAAAAAACTTTAAATAATAATAACTATATCATCAAAGATCTTAATTCTCAATCGGAAAATATAAGCGATTATATTGAAAAACTGGGTTCTTTTGCTGAGTTGAGTCCTTATCCCATTATAGAAATTAATTTACAGGGAAAGATTACTTACTATAACCCAGCAACTGGATTTTTATTTCCTGATTTAAAGGATGAAAAAATGAATCATCCTATTCTGATTAACCTCTTAAAAGCTGAACATAAAATTCATGGAAACTTATTCGTAAGAGAGGTTTGTTATCAAGATAAAATTTTTGAGCAATATATTCATTATTTGCCAGAATTAAAAGTAATTAGAATTTATATTTTTGATTTTACTAAAAGAAAACAAATAGAAGCTAAACTTAAAGATAGTGAAGCTAAATACCGTGCCGTTGTTGAGCAAATATCAGAAGGAATTTTCCTTTTTAATGCGGAGAATAACAAAATAATTGAGGCTAATGAGTCTGTAACTAGAATATTAGGTTTTTCTTTAGAAGAATTAATAGGAGAAAATATAGAAACTTTTTTAAATAATAAAAATTTTGATTTTCGTCATAAATTGAGATTATTAAAACAAACTAAGGCTAGTTTTAGAGAAGAATTGAAACTTAAAGCGAAAAATAGAGAATCAGTATATGTAGAATTGAGTATTAGTATTATTAATTATCAAAATCAACTGGTATTTTGTTCTGTTTTTAGAGATATTGGTCAAAGAAAACTTTTAGAGGAACAACTTAAATTTCAGGCTTATCATGATAGTCTAACTGGTTTATATAAAAGAAATTATTTCCGTGAGTATGCGGCAAAAAAAATAAATACTTTTCAAAGAAAAAAATATTATTTAGCAGTAGCTTTTTTTGATGTTGATTATTTTAAAGAAATTAATGATTCTTATGGCCATGATGTAGGTGATTTGTTATTACAAAAGTTTACAGAAAGAGTTAAATACTGTTTGAAAAAAAGAGATTGTCTTGCCCGTTGGGGGGGAGATGAGTTTGTTGCTTTACTTGCGAATATCAAGGAGATTAAAGATTTAATTGTCATTGTTGAAAGAATTTTACAATCTATTCGTCGTCCTTTTATTTTCGATGGAGTAACGATAAATGCTTCTACTAGCATTGGGGTTGCTGTTTATCCTTTGCATGGAGATAGTGTGGATTGTTTGTTGAAAAAAGCTGATGAGGCGTTATACGAGACTAAACGTAATGGCAGAGACAGTTATACTATTGCCGGTTCGATTATGGATTAG
- a CDS encoding class I SAM-dependent methyltransferase, translating to MTNNKSNLLQKKITELIDSSNQKKITFADYMNLCLYDPEYGYYNSENILIGKSGDFYTSASLSSDFGELLAIQLEEFWRVMDKPNPFHLVEVGAGEGNLTINVLNYLKTHYPNFFQSIEYIIIEKSKILADKQKQIIKENFDKSLISKWCQWENIENNSLQGCIFSNELIDAFPVHLVEFNQGILQEVYLTNSEGNLTEVLGNLSTVEIEDFFETLNINFSQDIYPEKYRTEVNIQALNWLETVMKKLKKGYILTIDYGYQGNKYYHPQRFQGTLKCYYQHRHHNNPYVNIGYQDITSHINFTALEIYGERYGLSNIAYTPQALFLMNLGLGDRISDLSSGKIPIGEIIERRNQLHSLINPEGLGNFGILLQGKNLSKEQKNYSLKGFKNLSIS from the coding sequence ATGACGAATAATAAATCGAATCTTTTACAGAAAAAAATTACTGAATTAATTGACTCTTCAAACCAGAAAAAAATTACTTTTGCTGATTATATGAACTTGTGTTTATATGATCCTGAATATGGTTATTATAATTCGGAAAATATCCTGATTGGTAAGAGTGGCGATTTTTATACTTCTGCGTCTTTATCCTCTGATTTTGGCGAATTATTAGCTATTCAGTTAGAGGAATTTTGGCGTGTTATGGATAAGCCAAACCCTTTTCATTTAGTGGAAGTAGGAGCGGGGGAAGGGAATTTAACAATCAACGTTTTAAACTATTTAAAAACTCATTATCCTAATTTTTTTCAAAGCATAGAATATATAATCATCGAAAAATCTAAAATATTAGCAGACAAACAGAAACAAATTATTAAAGAGAATTTCGATAAATCTTTAATTAGCAAATGGTGTCAATGGGAAAATATAGAAAACAATTCTCTACAAGGATGTATTTTTAGTAATGAATTAATTGATGCTTTTCCCGTGCATTTAGTTGAATTTAATCAAGGCATTTTACAAGAAGTTTATCTGACAAATAGTGAGGGCAATTTAACAGAAGTTTTAGGAAATTTATCAACTGTAGAAATAGAAGATTTTTTTGAAACATTAAACATTAATTTTAGTCAAGATATTTACCCAGAAAAATATAGAACAGAAGTTAATATCCAAGCTCTAAATTGGCTAGAAACCGTGATGAAAAAACTAAAGAAAGGTTATATTTTAACTATCGATTATGGCTATCAAGGGAATAAATACTATCATCCTCAACGATTTCAGGGAACTTTAAAATGTTATTATCAACATCGTCATCATAACAATCCCTATGTGAATATTGGTTATCAAGATATTACCAGTCACATCAATTTCACAGCCCTAGAAATTTACGGAGAAAGATACGGGTTATCCAATATTGCTTATACTCCTCAAGCATTATTTTTAATGAATTTAGGATTAGGCGATCGCATCTCTGACTTATCTAGTGGTAAAATACCCATTGGAGAAATAATTGAGCGTAGAAATCAACTTCATAGCTTAATTAACCCAGAAGGATTAGGTAATTTTGGCATTTTACTTCAAGGAAAAAACTTAAGTAAAGAACAAAAAAACTACTCTTTAAAAGGATTCAAAAATTTAAGTATTAGTTAA
- a CDS encoding MFS transporter, with amino-acid sequence MTSQQKLSEKLYLTTKLAFGAGDMGPALTANILVFFLLPFLTNVAGLNPTLAGSVLFVGKVSDAINDPIIGMMSDRTSTKWGRRIPWIIFSAIPFGLIFFLQWIVPHFSDNSSLNNTLLFIYYLIIGIVFNIFYTAVNLPYQALTPELTQDYNERTSLNSFRFSFSIGASIFSLILAGIVFQIFQGSDQQKYIILGLICSIFAIIPLFWCPLIIRERGYQPLLNSNQKKIGGYLLLSISTILVIYGILNILAKNSEATFFGLIALALSLLLGTIAWSLITAKTESHLESKIITQIQDGNENHNLTFKQQLIIVFQNKAFLFVVGIYLCSWLAVQLTASILLFFVVNWMGLSEASFPKVAIAVQGTALIMLFIWQKISEKLDKKIVYFLGSTIWIIAQIGLFMVQPGQTFLLYFLAILAGVGVSVAYLIPWSMIPDVIDLDELKTGERREGIFYGFMVLLQKFGLAFGLFLVGIALDTSGFVKTVAGEAPPIQPESALWAIRFVVAPLPAIILFLGIILAYFYPITREYHAKIRLELDQRKQG; translated from the coding sequence ATGACATCTCAACAAAAATTATCAGAAAAACTTTATTTAACGACAAAATTAGCTTTTGGGGCTGGAGATATGGGGCCTGCTTTAACTGCTAATATTTTGGTCTTTTTTTTACTTCCTTTTTTAACCAATGTTGCGGGGTTAAATCCTACTTTAGCAGGTAGTGTTTTATTTGTGGGAAAGGTTAGTGATGCTATAAATGATCCTATCATAGGTATGATGAGCGATCGCACTTCAACAAAATGGGGTAGAAGAATACCATGGATTATTTTTTCAGCAATACCCTTTGGTTTAATTTTTTTTCTACAGTGGATAGTACCTCATTTTAGCGATAATTCTAGTTTGAATAATACCCTTTTATTTATTTATTATTTAATCATTGGTATTGTTTTTAATATTTTTTATACGGCGGTAAATTTACCTTATCAAGCTCTCACTCCAGAGTTAACTCAAGATTATAATGAAAGAACAAGTTTAAATAGTTTTCGTTTCAGTTTTTCTATTGGTGCAAGTATTTTTTCTCTCATTTTAGCAGGAATAGTTTTTCAAATTTTTCAGGGAAGTGACCAACAAAAATATATAATTTTAGGATTAATTTGTAGCATCTTTGCGATTATTCCTTTATTTTGGTGTCCTTTAATTATTAGAGAGAGAGGTTATCAACCTTTATTAAATTCTAATCAGAAAAAAATAGGTGGTTATTTATTATTAAGTATTTCTACAATTTTAGTCATTTATGGTATTTTAAATATCTTGGCAAAAAATAGTGAAGCAACCTTTTTTGGCTTAATTGCTCTCGCTTTAAGTCTTTTATTAGGTACGATAGCATGGAGTTTAATTACTGCTAAAACAGAATCTCATTTAGAATCAAAAATTATTACTCAAATTCAGGATGGCAATGAAAATCATAATTTAACATTCAAACAACAGCTAATAATAGTTTTTCAAAATAAGGCTTTTTTATTTGTTGTTGGCATCTATTTATGCTCATGGTTAGCTGTACAATTAACTGCTTCTATTCTCTTATTTTTTGTGGTAAATTGGATGGGACTTTCAGAGGCTTCTTTTCCAAAAGTTGCGATCGCAGTTCAAGGAACAGCTTTAATAATGTTATTTATTTGGCAAAAAATTAGTGAAAAATTAGATAAAAAAATCGTTTATTTTCTCGGTTCAACTATTTGGATAATTGCTCAAATTGGTTTATTTATGGTACAACCCGGACAAACTTTTTTACTTTATTTCCTAGCAATATTAGCAGGGGTTGGAGTATCTGTAGCTTACTTAATACCTTGGTCAATGATACCCGATGTTATCGATTTAGATGAACTAAAAACAGGAGAAAGAAGAGAAGGTATTTTTTATGGCTTTATGGTATTGTTGCAAAAATTCGGTTTAGCCTTTGGACTATTTTTAGTGGGCATAGCGTTAGATACATCAGGATTTGTGAAAACTGTGGCAGGAGAAGCACCCCCCATTCAACCCGAAAGTGCTTTATGGGCAATTCGCTTTGTTGTCGCCCCCTTACCTGCCATAATTTTGTTTTTGGGTATTATCTTGGCTTATTTTTATCCTATTACCAGAGAATATCACGCTAAAATACGTTTAGAATTAGACCAAAGAAAACAAGGTTGA
- a CDS encoding DUF2283 domain-containing protein has product MNKTKMVYFEKEDILHLTISEEDEFQSVEISPNITLELNHNGEIIGLEIIKASNFIRDSILDSSQVKLMQIS; this is encoded by the coding sequence ATGAATAAAACAAAAATGGTTTATTTTGAAAAAGAAGATATTTTACACTTAACTATATCGGAAGAAGATGAGTTTCAAAGTGTCGAAATTAGTCCTAATATCACATTAGAATTAAATCACAATGGTGAAATTATTGGCTTGGAAATTATTAAAGCTAGTAATTTTATTCGGGATTCAATTTTAGATTCTTCTCAAGTTAAATTGATGCAAATATCTTAA
- the mutS gene encoding DNA mismatch repair protein MutS, producing MTESASTKATRNAPHEDYRPINPQELTPMYQHYVEVKEQYPNALLLYRVGDFFECFFQDAVTIAQELELVITSKDAGKNVGRIAMTGVPHHALDRYARQLVEKGYAVVICDQVEDAATATAEKRLVKRAITKLLTPGTITEDEMLPSKQNNFLAAVVVVKEHWGLAYADISTGEFFTTQSKDLSSLSTELLRLQPAEILFPVNAPDINSLLRPGQKSDHLPNFLPDCFCYSLRSHKAFDIHEAKPRLLVEFNLKSLEGVGCEHLPLAIRAAGGLLEYVQDTQKANQVPLQLIRSYNISDYLVLDSTTRRNLEITSTVRDNTFHGSLLWALDRTCTAMGGRALRRWLLQPLLNKRGIIARQDSIAELMDNLPLREAIREILKSIYDLERITGRVSAGTANPKELLNLADSLLKLRELAELAKEGKSPYFQALQDVPSELEELGKKVIDSIVEFPPQHVKEGGIIRDGVNPQLDEMRKLIDGDKEWLANLEVTERERTGISNLKVGYNKTFGYYISMPRSKANLAPENYQRKQTLLNEERYITAELKEKENRILNAKDDLAKFEYEIFVNLRSLVAEKTEEIRKIARAIAAMDVLSGLAELAVYQDYNRPEITEDRIIKIKNGRHPVVEKLLGFGMFVPNSTLLGTEKAPDLIILTGPNASGKSCYLRQVGLIQLMAQIGSFIPAESAKLSICDRIFTRVGAVDDIATGQSTFMVEMNETANILNHATEKSLVLLDEIGRGTATFDGLSIAWAVAEYLAIEIQSRTIFATHYHELNELASILDNVANYQVTVKELENEIIFLHEVKAGGADKSYGIEAGRLAGLPPVVIKRAKQVMSQIEKHSKIAIGLRKNIKKLTPSKQENTEEIMNQLDIFE from the coding sequence ATGACTGAATCCGCTTCCACTAAAGCCACCAGAAACGCCCCCCACGAAGATTATCGCCCCATCAATCCCCAAGAATTAACTCCTATGTATCAGCATTATGTGGAGGTAAAAGAACAGTATCCTAATGCTTTATTATTGTACAGAGTCGGAGACTTTTTCGAGTGCTTTTTTCAGGATGCAGTCACCATCGCCCAAGAATTGGAATTAGTCATCACCAGTAAGGATGCAGGAAAAAATGTAGGTAGAATCGCCATGACGGGTGTGCCTCACCACGCTTTAGACAGATACGCAAGACAGTTGGTAGAAAAGGGCTATGCGGTGGTAATCTGTGATCAAGTGGAAGATGCGGCAACGGCAACGGCAGAAAAACGGTTGGTAAAACGTGCCATAACTAAGTTATTAACCCCCGGTACAATAACCGAAGATGAGATGTTACCCTCTAAACAAAACAACTTCTTAGCGGCGGTTGTAGTTGTAAAGGAACATTGGGGGTTAGCTTATGCAGACATCTCCACAGGGGAATTTTTTACGACTCAAAGCAAGGATTTAAGCTCTTTATCCACTGAATTACTGCGTTTACAACCAGCAGAGATACTTTTTCCCGTCAATGCTCCTGATATTAATAGTTTACTCCGTCCGGGGCAAAAATCTGATCATCTTCCTAACTTTCTCCCCGATTGTTTCTGTTACTCGTTGCGATCGCACAAAGCCTTTGATATTCACGAAGCCAAGCCCAGATTATTGGTGGAATTTAACCTCAAATCCTTAGAGGGTGTGGGTTGTGAGCATTTACCTTTAGCTATTCGTGCGGCGGGAGGATTATTGGAATATGTACAGGATACCCAAAAAGCCAATCAAGTACCGTTACAACTTATTCGCAGTTATAATATCAGTGATTATTTAGTCTTAGACAGCACCACTAGACGAAACCTCGAAATCACTAGCACAGTGCGAGATAACACCTTTCACGGGTCTCTGCTTTGGGCTTTGGATAGAACTTGTACGGCGATGGGAGGTAGAGCGTTAAGACGTTGGTTATTGCAACCTTTACTCAATAAAAGAGGAATTATTGCCAGACAAGATTCGATCGCAGAATTGATGGATAATTTGCCTTTGAGGGAAGCTATTAGGGAAATTCTGAAGAGTATTTACGATTTAGAGAGGATAACGGGGCGAGTGAGTGCAGGTACGGCAAATCCGAAGGAATTGCTCAATTTAGCGGATTCTTTATTAAAATTGAGGGAATTAGCGGAGTTGGCGAAAGAAGGAAAATCCCCTTATTTTCAGGCGTTACAGGATGTGCCTTCAGAATTGGAAGAATTGGGCAAAAAGGTAATTGATTCTATTGTTGAGTTTCCACCCCAACACGTTAAGGAAGGGGGAATTATTCGGGATGGAGTGAATCCGCAGTTAGACGAGATGCGTAAACTCATTGACGGCGATAAGGAGTGGTTAGCGAATCTGGAGGTGACAGAAAGGGAACGTACGGGCATTAGTAATTTAAAAGTAGGGTATAATAAAACCTTCGGCTATTATATCAGTATGCCTCGTTCCAAAGCTAATTTAGCCCCTGAAAATTATCAGCGAAAACAAACTTTATTAAATGAAGAAAGATACATTACTGCTGAGTTAAAAGAAAAGGAAAATCGCATTTTAAATGCTAAGGATGATTTAGCAAAATTTGAATATGAAATCTTTGTTAATTTACGCTCTTTAGTAGCAGAAAAAACTGAAGAAATTAGAAAAATTGCAAGGGCGATCGCAGCTATGGATGTTTTGAGCGGATTAGCTGAATTAGCTGTATATCAAGATTATAACCGCCCTGAGATTACCGAAGATAGAATTATTAAAATTAAAAATGGTCGTCATCCCGTAGTCGAAAAATTATTAGGTTTTGGGATGTTTGTGCCTAATTCGACTCTTTTAGGAACAGAAAAAGCACCTGATTTAATTATTTTAACAGGACCTAACGCCAGTGGCAAAAGTTGTTATTTGCGTCAAGTAGGTTTAATTCAATTAATGGCTCAAATTGGTAGTTTTATCCCTGCTGAAAGTGCAAAATTATCGATCTGCGATCGCATCTTTACCCGTGTGGGTGCGGTGGATGACATAGCGACAGGGCAATCAACCTTTATGGTGGAGATGAATGAAACCGCAAATATTCTGAATCACGCTACAGAAAAATCTTTAGTTTTATTGGATGAAATTGGGAGAGGCACAGCGACATTTGATGGTTTGTCTATTGCTTGGGCAGTAGCGGAATATTTAGCTATTGAAATCCAGAGCCGTACGATTTTTGCTACCCACTACCATGAATTGAATGAATTAGCATCTATTTTGGATAATGTAGCTAATTATCAAGTAACAGTAAAAGAGCTAGAAAATGAGATTATTTTTCTACACGAAGTCAAGGCAGGAGGAGCAGATAAATCCTATGGTATCGAGGCAGGGCGACTAGCAGGTTTACCCCCAGTTGTGATAAAAAGGGCAAAACAGGTAATGAGTCAAATTGAAAAACACAGTAAAATTGCGATCGGCTTGAGGAAAAATATCAAAAAATTAACCCCTTCCAAACAGGAAAATACAGAGGAAATAATGAATCAATTAGACATTTTTGAATAG
- a CDS encoding SAM-dependent methyltransferase, with the protein MKKTKSTIAFGDFQTPLPLAKQVVNFIDKKSLNFEVIIEPNCGLGNFVKAILSTNKNYKKIIGWDINKDYIKFLKQDTSKYSQVKIDRQDFFSLNWDLLNCQLQKPSLFIGNPPWVTNTELAKLNSKNTPDKSNFYHYQGLDAITGKSNFDISESMLIKILIFISGGKSAMAFLIKTSVARKLYAYICKNELAISEVSIHKIDAWKYFQVNVSACLFFAQGNSCHIKNLLCPVYNSLNETIPNHNIGFINQKLIANITMYKKLIDIDQGCEFKWRSGIKHDCNKVMEFELREGNLKNGFDDLVNLENTYIYPMYKSSDIAKNTLILPRKYLLVTQKKIGDNTANISILAPKTWIYLQKYAYLLDSRKSSIYKSAPQFAIFGVGEYTFKPFKIAISGLYKNLHFTKVGCFNNKPIVLDDTCYMLSFDYEYQADFVLSLLSSEITQNFLKSLVFEDNKRFITASLLNRINLKAIALHLGKEKEYNECFKKEKIVQYSLF; encoded by the coding sequence ATGAAAAAAACAAAATCTACTATTGCTTTTGGGGATTTTCAAACACCTTTACCTTTAGCAAAACAAGTAGTTAATTTTATTGATAAAAAGTCGTTGAATTTTGAGGTAATTATTGAGCCTAACTGTGGGTTAGGTAATTTTGTTAAAGCTATCTTATCTACTAATAAGAATTATAAAAAAATAATTGGTTGGGATATTAATAAGGATTATATAAAATTTTTAAAACAAGATACATCTAAATATAGTCAAGTCAAAATTGACAGACAAGATTTTTTTTCTTTAAACTGGGATTTACTCAATTGCCAATTACAAAAACCAAGTCTTTTTATTGGTAATCCTCCCTGGGTAACAAATACAGAATTAGCCAAATTAAATAGTAAAAATACTCCCGATAAAAGTAATTTTTATCATTATCAAGGTTTAGATGCTATTACAGGTAAAAGTAATTTTGATATATCAGAATCGATGCTGATAAAAATATTAATTTTCATTTCTGGTGGTAAGTCAGCAATGGCTTTTTTGATTAAAACATCGGTGGCAAGAAAACTATATGCTTATATTTGTAAAAATGAATTAGCTATTTCAGAAGTTTCTATCCATAAAATTGATGCTTGGAAATATTTTCAAGTTAATGTATCAGCTTGTCTATTTTTTGCTCAAGGTAATAGTTGTCATATCAAAAATCTTTTATGTCCTGTATATAATTCCTTAAATGAAACCATACCTAATCATAACATTGGCTTTATTAATCAAAAATTAATTGCTAATATTACTATGTATAAAAAATTGATTGATATAGATCAAGGCTGTGAATTTAAGTGGCGATCAGGTATTAAACATGATTGTAATAAGGTTATGGAATTTGAGTTAAGAGAAGGTAATTTAAAAAATGGTTTTGATGATTTAGTTAATCTGGAAAATACCTATATTTATCCCATGTATAAAAGTTCAGATATAGCTAAAAATACCTTGATTTTACCAAGAAAATATCTATTAGTTACCCAAAAAAAAATAGGAGATAACACTGCAAATATCTCAATTTTAGCACCTAAAACATGGATTTATTTACAAAAATACGCTTATTTATTGGACTCTCGTAAAAGTTCTATTTATAAATCTGCTCCTCAATTTGCCATTTTTGGAGTGGGAGAATATACTTTTAAACCCTTTAAAATAGCAATTTCAGGTCTTTATAAAAATTTACACTTTACTAAAGTTGGTTGTTTTAATAATAAGCCCATAGTTTTAGATGATACCTGTTATATGTTATCTTTTGACTATGAATATCAAGCTGATTTTGTCTTAAGTTTACTCTCCTCAGAGATAACACAAAATTTTCTTAAATCTCTAGTTTTCGAAGATAATAAAAGATTCATTACTGCCAGTCTATTAAATAGAATTAATTTAAAAGCGATCGCACTTCATTTAGGAAAAGAAAAAGAATATAATGAGTGTTTTAAAAAGGAAAAAATAGTTCAATATAGCTTGTTTTAA
- a CDS encoding restriction endonuclease, with translation MGISLTNKLLCEEAKEFSQIESNHQESSLFGVTDGKAIGTYLEQKFQSYLAEKYEFEKGNSAKGIDFPELMVDIKVTSIKQPQSSCPFKSARQKIFGLGYSLLIFIYQKKDNNLNKTGQLNIIHTIYVDQSRTADYQTTSGIKKIIENDGNKDDLLAFFQERMLPVDDIEANLIAEELLEKSFNIGYLTISNALQWRLQYSRVIDKADEISCILRIK, from the coding sequence ATGGGAATTTCGTTAACCAATAAATTACTTTGTGAGGAAGCAAAAGAATTTTCTCAAATAGAATCAAACCATCAAGAATCATCCTTATTTGGAGTTACCGATGGAAAAGCTATTGGCACATATCTTGAACAAAAATTTCAATCTTATTTGGCAGAAAAATATGAATTTGAAAAAGGAAATTCAGCAAAAGGAATTGATTTTCCCGAATTAATGGTTGATATAAAAGTTACCAGTATTAAGCAACCTCAATCATCATGTCCTTTTAAATCCGCTAGACAAAAAATATTTGGTTTAGGATATTCTTTGCTAATTTTTATCTATCAAAAAAAAGATAATAATCTTAATAAAACTGGTCAATTAAATATTATACACACTATCTATGTTGATCAGTCAAGAACTGCTGATTATCAAACCACATCAGGAATTAAAAAAATAATTGAAAATGATGGAAATAAAGATGATTTACTTGCTTTTTTTCAAGAAAGAATGTTGCCTGTTGATGATATTGAAGCTAATCTAATTGCGGAAGAATTACTCGAAAAATCTTTTAATATAGGTTATCTAACAATTTCTAATGCTTTGCAATGGCGATTACAATATAGTCGAGTGATAGACAAAGCAGATGAAATTTCATGTATTTTGAGAATTAAGTAA